In Arachis hypogaea cultivar Tifrunner chromosome 2, arahy.Tifrunner.gnm2.J5K5, whole genome shotgun sequence, a genomic segment contains:
- the LOC112744310 gene encoding clp protease adapter protein ClpF, chloroplastic: protein MSTLANCGKCMKYGFFSPSLMKSFKPFRRSQMASVNGRYCVWNHCVQSLFLVGYPCYVLRYRDFKAEAGWLFGRGEQGLDASSEHSESANEDILLFFFQLDLATRVQYALNMEEYDIAKQLRNKLTEVEAEVINQQLSKRGLSSKSEAQDKALSIITLRSNLQKAIENEDYALAAELRNEISKLEAESLAASAKALAYKNVQFAFRLGQKVRHKVFGYRAVIVGMDPVCCESTSWMENAQVKKLSRGSAQPFYQVLVDVRADPNILVAYVAEDNLVIPDQPDMERFDHPYISFLFYGMDAAGDFIPIKQLREKYNRPRHEVPNDED from the exons ATGAGCACTTTGGCAAATTGTGGAAAGTGCATGAAATATGGTTTTTTCTCCCCATCTTTGATGAAATCTTTTAAGCCATTTAGGAGATCCCAAATGGCCTCTGTCAATGGAAGATACTGTGTTTGGAATCATTGTGTTCAGAGTTTGTTCTTAGTTGGGTACCCTTGTTATGTGTTGAGGTATCGTGATTTTAAGGCCGAAGCTGGGTGGTTATTTGGAAGGGGTGAGCAAGGGTTGGATGCAAGTTCTGAGCACAGTGAGAGTGCTAATGAGGATATATTGTTGTTCTTCTTTCAGCTAGACTTAGCCACAAGAGTTCAG TATGCTTTAAACATGGAGGAATATGACATTGCGAAGCAGTTGAGGAACAAACTTACTGAG GTTGAAGCAGAGGTCATCAATCAACAACTGTCAAAAAGGGGACTCTCATCAAAAAGTGAAGCTCAAGATAAAGCTTTGAGTATTATAACACTTCG TTCTAATCTCCAGAAAGCTATTGAGAATGAAGATTATGCCTTGGCTGCTGAATTACGCAATGAGATTTCGAAACTTGAGGCTGAGTCTCTAGCTGCGTCAGCTAAAGCTTTAGCATATAAAAATGTGCAATTTGCATTTCGGTTGGGGCAAAAAGTGAGGCATAAAGTTTTTG GCTATAGAGCTGTGATAGTTGGAATGGATCCAGTATGTTGTGAATCAACTTCATGGATGGAAAATGCCCAGGTTAAGAAGTTATCTCGTGGTTCGGCTCAACCATTTTATCAG GTACTCGTCGACGTGCGTGCTGATCCTAACATATTGGTAGCATATG TCGCAGAGGATAATCTTGTAATCCCTGATCAACCAGACATG GAAAGGTTTGATCATCCGTAcatctcttttctcttttatggAATGGATGCTGCTGGAGATTTCATCCCGATCAAGCAACTGAGAGAGAAGTACAATAGACCCCGACACGAAGTCCCAAATGATGAAGATTGA